Proteins encoded together in one Stutzerimonas stutzeri window:
- a CDS encoding AMP-binding protein, which yields MSASVQGYVAAELARGGYQNVHDLLAQACAKHPQRLAFSCGDDCLSYAELGSRADAFARYLRYHAGLQPGDRLALQLPNSLQYPIATFGALKAGLVIVNTNPQYTAAEARHQFRDSGARAILVLDRLLPLVRAVQADTALERIILTSVEDLQAPVYDSQEPATERFMQALRLGEQSPALDCVVGLERLALLQYTGGTTGVSKGAMLSHRNLLANVLQTIELFDKPGLLEPEKDVRIAPLPLYHIMAFATNCLSSVGMGLHTVFIRDGRNLDETIGAMQRHPFSLLSGINTLFVGLMNHPQFRSIDFSHLKWATSGGAPLNSEVGRRWQVLTGAPIREGFGLTEASPVVATGTALSPYREGYIGQALIDTELRTVDDDGNDVPAESPGELWLRGPQVMQGYWQRPEETAKVITADGWLKTGDIALLDAEGFVKIVDRKKDMILVSGFNVFPNEIEDVLMQHPSVRECVAVGIPDARKGEAVKVFVSLREATDDQALLEHCRQFLTGYKLPSAIEIRDELPKTAVGKLLRRQLRDEARAMG from the coding sequence ATGTCCGCTTCCGTGCAAGGCTACGTGGCTGCTGAACTGGCCCGTGGCGGCTACCAGAACGTCCATGACCTGCTCGCTCAGGCCTGCGCGAAGCATCCGCAGCGCTTGGCCTTTTCCTGCGGCGACGACTGCCTCAGCTATGCCGAACTGGGCAGCCGCGCCGACGCCTTCGCCCGCTACCTCCGGTATCACGCGGGTCTGCAACCCGGTGACCGCCTGGCGCTGCAGCTGCCCAACTCGTTGCAGTACCCCATCGCCACCTTCGGCGCGCTCAAGGCGGGGCTGGTGATCGTCAACACCAATCCGCAATACACCGCGGCCGAAGCGCGCCACCAGTTCCGCGACTCCGGTGCCAGGGCGATTCTCGTGCTCGACCGGCTGTTGCCGCTGGTGCGGGCGGTGCAGGCCGACACCGCACTGGAACGGATCATCCTCACCAGCGTCGAGGATCTGCAGGCGCCGGTCTATGACAGCCAGGAGCCGGCAACAGAGCGCTTCATGCAGGCGCTGCGGCTGGGTGAACAGAGCCCGGCGCTGGACTGCGTGGTCGGGCTCGAGCGGCTGGCGCTGCTGCAATACACCGGCGGGACCACCGGTGTGTCCAAGGGCGCGATGCTCAGTCACCGCAACCTGCTGGCCAACGTGCTGCAGACCATCGAGCTGTTCGACAAGCCGGGCCTTCTGGAGCCGGAAAAGGATGTGCGCATCGCGCCGTTGCCGCTGTATCACATCATGGCTTTCGCCACGAACTGCCTGAGCTCGGTGGGCATGGGGCTGCACACCGTGTTCATTCGCGACGGGCGCAACCTGGACGAAACCATCGGCGCCATGCAGCGTCACCCATTCAGCCTGCTCAGCGGCATCAACACGCTGTTCGTCGGGCTGATGAACCACCCGCAATTTCGCAGCATCGATTTCTCGCACCTCAAATGGGCGACCTCCGGCGGTGCGCCGCTCAACAGTGAGGTCGGGCGTCGCTGGCAGGTGTTGACCGGCGCGCCGATCCGCGAGGGCTTCGGTCTCACCGAGGCGTCACCGGTGGTAGCCACCGGGACCGCGCTGAGCCCCTATCGCGAGGGTTACATCGGCCAGGCACTGATCGACACCGAGCTGCGCACCGTGGACGACGACGGCAATGACGTGCCGGCAGAAAGCCCGGGGGAGCTCTGGTTGCGCGGACCGCAGGTGATGCAGGGCTATTGGCAGCGGCCGGAGGAGACGGCCAAGGTGATCACCGCGGACGGCTGGCTCAAGACCGGTGACATCGCGCTGCTGGATGCCGAGGGTTTCGTGAAGATCGTCGATCGCAAGAAGGACATGATCCTGGTGTCTGGCTTCAACGTGTTCCCTAACGAGATCGAGGATGTGCTGATGCAGCACCCGTCGGTACGCGAATGCGTGGCGGTGGGGATCCCTGATGCGCGCAAGGGCGAGGCGGTGAAGGTCTTTGTCAGCCTGCGGGAGGCAACCGATGATCAGGCCCTGCTCGAGCATTGCCGCCAGTTTCTGACCGGCTACAAGCTGCCGAGCGCCATCGAGATCCGCGACGAGTTGCCGAAGACGGCGGTGGGCAAGCTGCTGCGCCGTCAGCTGCGTGACGAGGCGCGGGCAATGGGCTGA
- the rpmG gene encoding 50S ribosomal protein L33 translates to MRDLIRLVSSAGTGHFYTTDKNKRTTPDKIEIKKFDPVVRKHVIYKEAKIK, encoded by the coding sequence ATGCGTGACCTGATCCGTTTGGTGTCCAGCGCCGGTACCGGCCACTTCTACACCACCGACAAGAACAAGCGCACCACCCCCGACAAGATCGAAATCAAGAAATTCGATCCGGTCGTTCGCAAGCACGTGATCTACAAGGAAGCCAAGATCAAGTAA
- a CDS encoding adenosylcobalamin-dependent ribonucleoside-diphosphate reductase, translating to MAKTDGPIAADSKSTSSIALQAASEDIWSQKYRLSSKDGTPIDQTVDDTWQRVARALADVEPAKQREHWYERFLWALRNGAIPAGRIISNAGAQDYKPATSTINCTVSGSITDSMDDILGKVHEAGLTLKAGCGIGYEFSTLRPRGSFVSGAGAHTSGPLSFMDIFDKMCFTVSSAGGRRGAQMGTFDVGHPDVREFIRAKREDGRLRQFNLSLLITDEFMQTVEADGEWPLIFPVHAKEAAELDLADDAQVVWREWPVHDGYIVRDDGLVACKIYGRVKARHLWDMIMVSTYDYAEPGFILIDRVNQLNNNWWCEAIRATNPCGEQPLPPYGSCLLGSINLTHFVIDPFGVEARFDWDKYREVVRVFTRMLDNVVEINGLPLEQQRHEIESKRRHGMGFLGLGSTLTLLKLRYGSPEACVFTEEVSREMALVGWEQALELSKEKGPAPLLSQTFEVTAEMLRKRPEMAKDGYKVGDQIAGRVLHAKYSRYMQKIAEYAPDLIEALAEQGARFTHHSSIAPTGTISLSLANNASNGIEPSFAHHYSRNLIRPGRKAKEKIEVFSYELLAYRTLINARAKPGSDEPGEKLPDYFITADDVSPTQHVDIQAAAQKWVDSSISKTANVPTDYPFEAFKDIYRYAWRQGLKGCTTFRFNPAAFQGVLVKEADLEKTLYRFTLEDGSVVELKGNQEVEYDGEVNTAANLFDALKEGYYGKY from the coding sequence ATGGCGAAGACGGACGGGCCCATCGCGGCAGACAGCAAGAGCACTTCCAGCATCGCCCTGCAGGCGGCTTCCGAGGACATCTGGTCGCAGAAATACCGCCTGAGCAGCAAGGACGGCACGCCCATCGACCAGACCGTCGATGACACCTGGCAGCGAGTCGCCCGTGCTCTGGCCGACGTCGAACCGGCCAAGCAGCGCGAGCACTGGTACGAGCGCTTCCTCTGGGCGCTGCGCAATGGCGCCATCCCGGCCGGGCGGATCATTTCCAACGCCGGCGCGCAGGACTACAAGCCGGCCACCTCGACCATCAACTGCACCGTCTCCGGTTCGATCACCGACTCGATGGACGACATTCTCGGCAAAGTCCACGAGGCCGGGCTGACGCTCAAGGCCGGCTGCGGCATCGGCTACGAGTTCAGCACCTTGCGCCCGCGCGGCTCGTTCGTTTCCGGCGCCGGCGCGCACACCAGCGGCCCGCTGTCGTTCATGGATATCTTCGACAAGATGTGCTTCACCGTGAGTTCGGCCGGCGGCCGCCGCGGCGCGCAGATGGGCACCTTCGACGTCGGCCATCCGGACGTGCGCGAGTTCATCCGCGCCAAGCGCGAGGACGGCCGCCTGCGTCAGTTCAACCTGAGCCTGCTGATCACCGACGAGTTCATGCAGACCGTCGAGGCCGACGGCGAATGGCCGCTGATCTTCCCGGTGCATGCCAAGGAAGCCGCCGAGCTGGATCTGGCCGACGATGCCCAGGTGGTCTGGCGCGAATGGCCGGTGCACGACGGCTACATCGTGCGCGACGATGGCCTGGTGGCCTGCAAGATCTACGGGCGGGTCAAGGCTCGGCATCTGTGGGACATGATCATGGTCTCCACCTACGACTATGCCGAGCCAGGCTTCATCCTCATCGACCGGGTCAACCAGCTGAACAACAACTGGTGGTGCGAGGCGATCCGCGCGACCAACCCCTGCGGTGAGCAGCCGCTGCCGCCATACGGCTCCTGCCTGCTGGGCTCGATCAACCTGACCCACTTCGTCATCGACCCGTTCGGCGTCGAAGCGCGCTTCGACTGGGACAAGTACCGCGAAGTGGTGCGCGTCTTCACCCGCATGCTGGACAACGTCGTCGAGATCAACGGCCTGCCGCTGGAGCAGCAGCGCCACGAGATCGAGAGCAAGCGCCGCCATGGCATGGGCTTCCTCGGTCTCGGCTCGACCCTGACCCTGCTCAAGCTGCGCTATGGCAGCCCGGAAGCCTGCGTGTTCACCGAGGAAGTTTCCCGCGAGATGGCGCTGGTCGGCTGGGAGCAGGCGCTGGAGCTGTCGAAGGAGAAGGGCCCGGCGCCGCTGTTGAGCCAGACCTTCGAGGTTACCGCAGAGATGCTGCGCAAGCGTCCGGAGATGGCCAAGGACGGCTACAAGGTTGGCGACCAGATTGCCGGTCGTGTGCTGCACGCCAAATACTCGCGGTATATGCAGAAGATCGCCGAATACGCGCCCGATCTGATCGAGGCACTGGCCGAGCAGGGCGCGCGCTTCACCCACCACAGCTCCATCGCGCCCACCGGCACCATCAGCCTCAGCCTGGCCAACAACGCCTCCAACGGCATCGAGCCGAGCTTCGCCCATCACTACTCGCGCAACCTGATCCGTCCGGGCCGCAAGGCCAAGGAGAAGATCGAGGTGTTCAGCTACGAGCTGCTGGCCTATCGCACGCTGATCAACGCGCGCGCCAAGCCCGGCTCCGACGAGCCGGGCGAGAAGCTGCCGGACTACTTCATCACCGCCGATGACGTCAGCCCGACCCAGCATGTGGACATCCAGGCCGCGGCGCAGAAGTGGGTCGACTCATCGATCTCCAAGACTGCCAACGTGCCGACCGACTACCCGTTCGAAGCGTTCAAGGACATCTATCGCTACGCCTGGCGCCAGGGCCTCAAGGGCTGCACCACCTTCCGCTTCAACCCGGCGGCATTCCAGGGCGTGCTGGTCAAGGAGGCCGACCTGGAGAAGACCCTGTACCGCTTCACCCTCGAAGACGGCAGCGTGGTCGAGCTCAAGGGCAACCAGGAAGTCGAGTACGACGGCGAGGTGAACACCGCCGCCAACCTCTTCGACGCCCTCAAAGAAGGCTACTACGGCAAGTACTGA
- a CDS encoding TetR/AcrR family transcriptional regulator: MARSSRKQEILQAALACFTEFGVEATTIEMIRDRSGASIGSLYHHFGNRERIIAALYLEGIGEYAALLEAGLIETLDAEACVRLFVTSYIDWVVANPDWARFVLHNRGRVEAGEMGEQLREVNRVHGERVGAILRRHRESGAFRRMPGDCFLAVVIGPCHDMARNWLAGRSRTSLADCRELLADIAWVSVRA, encoded by the coding sequence ATGGCCCGCAGTAGCCGCAAGCAGGAAATCCTTCAGGCCGCGCTCGCCTGTTTCACCGAATTCGGTGTCGAGGCGACGACTATCGAGATGATTCGTGATCGCTCCGGCGCCAGCATCGGCAGCCTCTATCACCACTTCGGCAATCGCGAGCGGATCATCGCCGCGCTGTATCTGGAGGGCATTGGCGAGTACGCCGCGCTGCTCGAGGCCGGGCTGATCGAGACGCTGGATGCCGAGGCCTGTGTCCGGCTGTTCGTCACCAGCTATATCGACTGGGTGGTGGCGAATCCGGACTGGGCACGTTTCGTCCTGCACAACCGCGGGCGGGTCGAGGCGGGGGAAATGGGCGAGCAGCTACGCGAGGTCAACCGCGTGCATGGCGAACGGGTCGGAGCGATCCTGCGTCGGCATCGCGAAAGCGGGGCATTCAGGCGCATGCCGGGCGACTGCTTTCTGGCAGTGGTGATCGGCCCCTGCCACGACATGGCGCGCAACTGGCTGGCCGGACGTTCGCGCACCTCGCTGGCCGACTGCCGCGAGCTGCTGGCGGATATCGCCTGGGTCAGCGTCAGGGCCTAA
- a CDS encoding serine aminopeptidase domain-containing protein has protein sequence MATIQVEERFIDNGNGHVLSSCWYQPGQEPAGVVLIAPAMGVPQRFYTDFANWLAGQGYLAVTFDYLGMGRSRRMPLRQLDVDILDWGRHDCSAVLAAAAEVAGGLPLYWIGHSVGAQILPLVDGHERLTRIVTIAAGSGYWRENSPQIRNKAWLLWHGLAPVLTAVAGYFPGGRIGAVGDLPAGVIRQWRRWCLHPQYLVGVEGEPVRQAFAAVRTPLTSLSFSDDEMMSARNTESLHGFYSSAPKTMQRIAPAEIGATRIGHFGFFRRQFADSLWTRHLLPELVADKQGAVA, from the coding sequence ATGGCGACGATACAGGTTGAAGAACGCTTCATCGACAACGGCAACGGCCATGTCCTGTCCAGCTGCTGGTACCAGCCCGGCCAGGAGCCAGCCGGCGTCGTGCTGATCGCCCCGGCAATGGGCGTACCGCAGCGCTTCTATACCGATTTCGCCAACTGGCTGGCCGGCCAGGGCTACCTGGCGGTGACCTTCGATTACCTGGGCATGGGACGCTCGCGTCGGATGCCGCTGCGGCAGCTGGACGTGGACATCCTCGACTGGGGCCGTCACGACTGCAGCGCCGTGCTCGCCGCGGCGGCCGAGGTCGCCGGCGGGTTGCCTCTGTACTGGATCGGACACAGCGTCGGTGCGCAGATACTGCCACTGGTCGACGGCCACGAACGCCTGACCCGCATCGTCACCATCGCCGCCGGCAGCGGCTACTGGCGCGAGAACAGCCCGCAGATCCGCAACAAGGCCTGGCTGCTCTGGCATGGCCTGGCGCCCGTGCTGACCGCGGTGGCAGGCTACTTCCCAGGCGGTCGCATCGGCGCAGTCGGCGACCTGCCCGCCGGGGTGATTCGCCAGTGGCGGCGCTGGTGTCTGCACCCGCAATACCTGGTCGGTGTCGAGGGCGAGCCCGTGCGTCAGGCTTTCGCCGCAGTGCGGACTCCGCTGACCTCACTGTCCTTCAGCGACGACGAGATGATGTCGGCGCGAAACACCGAATCCCTCCACGGGTTCTACAGCTCGGCGCCAAAGACCATGCAGCGCATCGCCCCGGCAGAAATCGGCGCCACACGCATCGGCCACTTCGGCTTCTTCCGCCGGCAATTCGCCGACAGCCTCTGGACGCGGCATCTTCTACCGGAACTGGTGGCAGACAAGCAGGGCGCTGTTGCGTAA
- a CDS encoding homoserine kinase, with translation MSVFTPLQRDELEAFLAPYRLGRLRDFQGIAAGSENSNFFISLEQGEYVLTLIERGPRQDLPFFIELLDVLHRAGLPVPYALRTEQGEALRELAEKPALLQPRLPGKHVVEPNPHHCAEVGRLLARLHLATRDHILERASDRGLDWMQEQGPSLALSLPEDQLPLLRDGLAEIAELRPKLLALPRANLHADLFRDNVLFEGSHLTGVIDFYNACSGPMLYDLAIAVNDWCSHPNGEIDGERSEPLLAAYSALRRFTPAEAELWQPMLRVACVRFWLSRLIAAQRHEGKADVQVKDPGEFHRLLAARQRPQSVLPFAF, from the coding sequence ATGTCGGTATTCACGCCCCTGCAACGCGATGAACTGGAGGCCTTTCTGGCGCCCTACCGGCTCGGCCGGCTGCGCGACTTCCAGGGCATCGCCGCAGGCAGCGAGAACAGCAACTTCTTCATCAGCCTGGAGCAGGGCGAATACGTGCTGACCCTGATCGAGCGCGGCCCGCGCCAGGACCTGCCGTTCTTCATCGAACTGCTCGACGTGCTGCACCGCGCCGGCCTGCCGGTGCCCTATGCGCTGCGCACCGAACAGGGCGAGGCCCTGCGCGAGCTGGCGGAGAAGCCCGCGCTGTTGCAGCCGCGACTGCCCGGCAAGCACGTGGTCGAGCCCAACCCGCACCATTGCGCCGAAGTCGGTCGGCTGCTGGCGCGTCTGCATCTGGCCACCCGCGACCACATCCTCGAACGCGCCAGCGACCGCGGCCTGGATTGGATGCAGGAGCAGGGGCCGAGCCTGGCGCTGAGCCTGCCCGAGGATCAGCTGCCACTGCTGCGCGACGGCCTGGCGGAAATCGCCGAGCTGCGACCGAAACTCCTCGCCCTGCCCCGCGCCAACCTGCACGCCGACCTGTTCCGCGACAACGTGCTGTTCGAAGGCAGCCACCTGACCGGGGTGATCGACTTCTACAACGCGTGCTCCGGGCCGATGCTCTACGACCTGGCGATTGCCGTGAATGACTGGTGCTCGCACCCCAACGGCGAGATCGACGGTGAACGCAGCGAGCCGCTGTTGGCGGCCTACTCGGCCCTGCGCCGCTTTACCCCGGCCGAAGCCGAACTCTGGCAGCCGATGCTGCGGGTCGCCTGCGTGCGCTTCTGGTTGTCGCGGCTGATCGCGGCGCAGCGTCACGAAGGCAAGGCGGACGTGCAGGTGAAAGACCCCGGCGAATTTCATCGCCTGCTCGCCGCACGCCAGCGCCCTCAGAGTGTCTTACCTTTTGCGTTCTGA
- a CDS encoding DUF2782 domain-containing protein: MRALKHLMLASLLACAPLAGFAQESVEGEPDVTIRQEGDRTVEEYRVNGFLYAVKVTPKHGKPYFLVRADGNDGNFVRSDQPDMLIPAWKIFSW, from the coding sequence ATGCGCGCTCTCAAACACCTGATGCTGGCCAGCCTGCTGGCATGCGCCCCTCTGGCCGGCTTCGCCCAGGAGTCGGTCGAAGGTGAGCCGGACGTAACCATCCGTCAGGAAGGCGATCGCACCGTCGAGGAATATCGCGTCAACGGCTTCCTCTACGCCGTGAAAGTCACGCCCAAGCACGGCAAGCCCTACTTCCTGGTGCGGGCGGACGGAAATGACGGCAACTTCGTGCGCTCCGACCAGCCGGACATGCTGATCCCCGCGTGGAAGATCTTCAGCTGGTAA
- a CDS encoding IclR family transcriptional regulator, which yields MSDDIEDTGTPKDRKFVEALARGLDVLRAFTHGSVVMGNQDIARITGLPKPTVSRMTYTLTKLGYLSYSQQLEKYQLDSGVLALGYAYVSNLRVRQLAKPYMDEFARRTNTTVGLTCRDRLSMIYVENCRPAEVTTLRMDAGVRLPLATTAAGRAFLAATPEKEREHLMAALAAKYGEGWMAIRDSLQASFEEFARHGFCLSLGDWDRNVMAAGVPLHLADGSIMALTCGAPSFQLSEETLKGSLAHQLEMLARDIESLGV from the coding sequence ATGAGCGACGACATCGAAGACACCGGCACACCCAAGGACCGCAAGTTCGTCGAGGCCCTGGCCCGCGGGCTGGACGTGCTGCGCGCCTTCACCCACGGCTCGGTGGTGATGGGCAACCAGGACATCGCGCGCATCACCGGGCTGCCCAAGCCCACCGTGTCGCGCATGACCTATACCCTGACCAAGCTCGGCTACCTCAGCTACTCCCAGCAGCTGGAGAAATACCAGCTCGACTCCGGCGTGCTGGCGCTGGGTTATGCCTACGTCTCCAACCTGCGCGTGCGTCAGCTGGCCAAGCCGTACATGGATGAGTTCGCCCGCCGTACCAACACCACGGTGGGTCTGACCTGCCGCGACCGGCTGTCGATGATCTACGTGGAGAACTGCCGCCCGGCCGAGGTCACCACCCTGCGCATGGACGCCGGCGTGCGTCTGCCGCTGGCCACCACCGCAGCCGGCCGCGCCTTTCTCGCCGCCACCCCGGAAAAGGAGCGTGAGCACCTGATGGCGGCGCTGGCGGCCAAATATGGAGAGGGCTGGATGGCGATCCGCGACTCCCTGCAGGCCTCGTTCGAGGAGTTCGCCCGGCACGGCTTCTGCCTGTCACTGGGTGACTGGGACCGCAACGTGATGGCCGCCGGCGTGCCGCTGCACCTGGCCGATGGCAGCATCATGGCGTTGACCTGCGGTGCCCCGTCGTTCCAGCTCAGCGAGGAGACCCTCAAGGGCTCGCTGGCGCATCAGCTGGAGATGCTGGCCCGCGATATCGAGAGCCTGGGCGTCTAG
- the ppnN gene encoding nucleotide 5'-monophosphate nucleosidase PpnN yields MTQRYVINASVSPKGSLETLSQREVQQLSEVGSGRTHKLFRQCALAILNTGTRIDNAKTILEAYEDFEVRILQQDRGVRLELFNAPADAFVDGEMIASTREMLFSALRDIVYTESELSSARIDLDSSQGITDYVFHLLRNARTLRPGVEPNMVVCWGGHSISTEEYKYSKRVGHELGLRSLDVCTGCGPGVMKGPMKGATIGHAKQRRVGSRYLGLTEPGIIAAEAPNPIVNELVILPDIEKRLEAFVRVGHGIIIFPGGVGTAEEFLYLLGILLHPANRDVPFPVILTGPSDAADYLQQLHDFVGATLGEEAQQRYQIIFNDPTEVARQMTEGLREVRRFRRERNDAFHFNWLLKIEEGFQRPFDPTHEAMANLQLRRDLPAHELAANLRRAFSGIVAGNVKDKGIRRIEQYGRYEIHGDAAIMQPLDKLLQAFVEQHRMKLPGGVPYTPCYRVVT; encoded by the coding sequence ATGACCCAACGCTATGTAATCAACGCCTCGGTTAGCCCCAAGGGCAGCCTGGAAACCCTGTCCCAGCGCGAAGTGCAGCAGCTGAGTGAAGTCGGCTCGGGACGCACGCACAAACTCTTCCGCCAGTGTGCGCTGGCCATCCTCAACACCGGCACCCGCATCGATAACGCCAAGACCATTCTCGAAGCCTATGAGGACTTCGAGGTACGCATCCTGCAGCAGGACCGCGGTGTACGCCTGGAGCTGTTCAACGCACCGGCCGACGCCTTCGTCGACGGCGAGATGATCGCCAGCACCCGCGAGATGCTGTTCAGTGCCCTGCGCGACATCGTCTACACCGAGAGCGAGCTGAGCAGTGCACGCATCGACCTGGACAGCTCGCAGGGCATCACCGACTACGTCTTCCACCTGCTGCGCAATGCCCGCACGCTGCGCCCGGGTGTCGAGCCAAACATGGTTGTGTGCTGGGGCGGCCACTCGATCAGCACCGAGGAATACAAGTACAGCAAGCGCGTCGGCCATGAACTGGGGCTGCGCAGCCTGGATGTCTGCACCGGCTGCGGCCCCGGCGTGATGAAGGGTCCGATGAAGGGCGCCACCATCGGCCATGCCAAGCAGCGCCGCGTCGGCAGCCGCTACCTGGGGCTGACCGAGCCGGGCATCATCGCCGCCGAGGCGCCAAACCCGATCGTCAACGAGCTGGTGATCCTGCCGGACATCGAGAAGCGCCTGGAAGCCTTCGTCCGGGTCGGCCATGGCATCATCATCTTTCCCGGCGGGGTCGGCACCGCCGAAGAGTTCCTCTACCTGCTCGGCATCCTGCTGCACCCGGCCAATCGCGACGTGCCTTTCCCGGTCATCCTCACCGGCCCGAGCGACGCAGCGGACTATCTGCAGCAGCTGCACGATTTCGTCGGCGCCACCCTCGGCGAAGAAGCGCAGCAGCGCTATCAGATCATCTTCAACGACCCCACCGAGGTGGCGCGGCAGATGACCGAGGGCCTGCGCGAGGTGCGCCGCTTCCGCCGCGAACGCAACGACGCGTTCCATTTCAACTGGTTGTTGAAGATCGAGGAAGGCTTCCAGCGGCCCTTCGATCCCACCCACGAGGCGATGGCCAACCTGCAGCTGCGTCGCGACCTGCCGGCCCACGAGCTGGCCGCCAATCTGCGCCGGGCGTTCTCCGGCATCGTCGCCGGCAACGTCAAGGACAAGGGCATTCGCCGCATCGAGCAGTACGGCCGTTACGAGATCCATGGCGACGCGGCGATCATGCAGCCGCTGGACAAGCTTTTGCAGGCCTTCGTCGAGCAGCACCGCATGAAACTGCCGGGAGGCGTGCCGTACACGCCCTGCTATCGCGTGGTGACCTGA
- a CDS encoding ribonucleotide reductase subunit alpha, giving the protein MTVKITQRIKGFKVVDETLERPATATSGSDGTASKAVNVVEMDESLQRPETLIGMTYKIKSPLFEHALYVTVNDIVLNAGTPHEQRRPFEIFINSKNMDHFQWIVALTRIMSAVFRKGGDCTFLVEELKAVFDPRGGYLKKGGVYMPSIVAEIGAVLERHLIAIGMLEGHALDETQLKYLAEKRAAYEASQGAVAVEPGEGFPAGAQLCNKCNTQAVVQMDGCATCLNCGNSKCG; this is encoded by the coding sequence ATGACCGTAAAGATCACCCAGCGCATCAAGGGCTTCAAGGTCGTCGACGAGACCCTCGAGCGTCCCGCGACCGCCACCAGCGGCAGCGATGGCACGGCGAGCAAGGCCGTCAACGTGGTGGAGATGGACGAGAGCCTGCAGCGCCCGGAAACCCTGATCGGCATGACCTACAAGATCAAGTCGCCGCTGTTCGAACATGCGCTGTACGTCACCGTGAACGACATCGTGCTCAACGCCGGCACGCCGCACGAGCAGCGCCGGCCGTTCGAGATCTTCATCAACTCGAAGAACATGGACCACTTCCAGTGGATCGTCGCGCTCACCCGGATCATGTCCGCGGTGTTCCGCAAGGGCGGTGACTGCACCTTCCTCGTCGAGGAGCTCAAGGCAGTGTTCGATCCGCGTGGCGGCTACCTGAAGAAAGGTGGCGTCTACATGCCCTCGATCGTTGCCGAGATCGGCGCGGTGCTGGAGCGCCATCTGATTGCCATCGGCATGCTCGAAGGCCATGCCCTGGACGAAACCCAGCTCAAATACCTGGCCGAGAAGCGCGCCGCCTACGAGGCCAGCCAGGGTGCGGTGGCGGTGGAGCCGGGTGAAGGCTTCCCGGCCGGCGCGCAGCTGTGCAACAAGTGCAACACCCAGGCCGTGGTGCAGATGGATGGCTGCGCCACCTGCCTGAACTGCGGCAACTCCAAATGTGGCTGA
- the rpmB gene encoding 50S ribosomal protein L28, whose amino-acid sequence MSRVCQVTGKGPVTGNNVSHAMNKTRRRFLPNLQHHRFWVESEKRFVRLRISTKGMRIIDKRGIDVVLAELRARGEKV is encoded by the coding sequence ATGTCGAGAGTCTGTCAAGTTACCGGTAAGGGTCCGGTAACCGGAAACAATGTTTCCCACGCAATGAACAAAACCCGTCGTCGTTTCCTGCCGAACCTGCAGCATCATCGCTTCTGGGTCGAGTCCGAGAAGCGCTTCGTGCGTCTGCGCATCTCCACCAAGGGCATGCGTATCATCGATAAGCGTGGCATCGACGTCGTTCTGGCCGAGCTGCGCGCCCGCGGCGAAAAGGTTTAA